One genomic window of Sphingopyxis sp. OPL5 includes the following:
- a CDS encoding putative bifunctional diguanylate cyclase/phosphodiesterase: MIRLAMCIAIEHDPWLVALAVAICGVGAFAIVQMFERARDAERAQGIAWAFLVAVAASATIWCTHFVAMLAFEAKAPVTLDPVLTIASLMVAIVGSFIGFAVAAWGRDDIFGAIGGALFGGAIAAMHFTGMTAYRVDGIVAWDQNYIAAAVISGMVFAAAALTVLRTQRAMRHRVLLATTLIVLAIASLHFLAMTAMRITPMALDQTPLRPSEFNALALATVLVGGIVIAAGVFAAMLDRQTRSEAMRELTHMAMNDALTGLPNRTAFRAELARQIGAAIVNGERVGLCAIDLDRFKEINDVHGHKAGDEVLARIAQRMRDALGHNEFVARLGGDEFVALTRFTDRAQLTAFAARLDAELKAPLILADFEARLGASIGIAVFPDDAATAEVLANNADLAMYRAKADAAPVPCHYDSQLDEAIRDQRELAADLRRAIDRDELDVHYQVQTSVTSGAVTGYEALLRWTHPQRGAIPPAVFIPIAESNGFILALGEWVLRRACADAAAWPHQSKVAVNVSPLQLAHADLPRLFHQVLIDTGLPPRRLEIELTETAIIADRDRALHVLRQIKALGIGVALDDFGTGYSSLETLRAFPFDKIKLDRFFAAELEGNIQSTAILRAVLALGKSLSIPILAEGIETREQLEVLRREGCDEAQGFLIGRPGRGVALADAGGGLGAQAA; encoded by the coding sequence TTGATCAGGCTGGCCATGTGCATCGCGATCGAGCACGATCCGTGGCTCGTCGCGCTCGCCGTCGCGATCTGCGGCGTCGGTGCCTTTGCCATCGTGCAGATGTTCGAACGCGCGCGCGATGCGGAGCGGGCGCAGGGGATCGCATGGGCGTTCCTCGTCGCCGTCGCGGCCAGCGCGACGATCTGGTGCACCCATTTCGTCGCGATGCTCGCCTTTGAAGCGAAAGCCCCCGTCACCCTCGATCCGGTGTTGACGATCGCCTCGCTGATGGTCGCGATAGTCGGATCGTTCATCGGTTTCGCGGTCGCCGCGTGGGGCCGCGACGACATTTTTGGCGCGATCGGCGGCGCGCTGTTCGGCGGCGCGATCGCCGCGATGCACTTTACCGGCATGACCGCCTATCGCGTCGACGGCATCGTCGCCTGGGACCAGAATTATATCGCCGCGGCGGTGATCAGCGGCATGGTCTTCGCCGCAGCCGCGCTGACCGTGCTGCGCACGCAGCGGGCGATGCGCCATCGGGTCCTGCTCGCCACGACGCTCATCGTGCTCGCGATCGCCTCGCTCCACTTCCTCGCGATGACGGCGATGCGCATCACGCCGATGGCGCTCGACCAGACACCGCTCCGCCCTTCGGAATTCAATGCGCTGGCGCTCGCGACCGTGCTCGTCGGCGGCATCGTCATCGCTGCGGGCGTGTTCGCGGCGATGCTCGACCGGCAGACGCGCTCGGAGGCGATGCGCGAGCTGACCCATATGGCGATGAACGACGCGCTGACCGGCCTGCCCAACCGCACCGCCTTTCGTGCCGAACTGGCGCGGCAGATCGGCGCCGCGATCGTCAATGGCGAGCGCGTCGGTCTCTGCGCGATCGACCTCGACCGCTTCAAGGAAATCAACGACGTCCACGGCCACAAGGCCGGCGACGAGGTGCTCGCGCGCATCGCGCAGCGGATGCGCGATGCGCTCGGCCACAATGAATTTGTCGCGCGGCTGGGCGGCGACGAGTTTGTCGCACTGACGCGCTTTACCGATCGGGCGCAGCTGACGGCGTTCGCGGCGCGGCTCGATGCCGAGCTGAAGGCCCCGCTGATTCTGGCGGATTTCGAGGCGCGGCTGGGCGCCAGCATCGGCATCGCGGTCTTCCCCGACGATGCCGCGACCGCCGAGGTGCTGGCGAACAATGCCGACCTCGCGATGTATCGCGCCAAGGCCGATGCCGCGCCGGTGCCGTGCCATTATGATTCGCAGCTCGACGAGGCGATCCGCGATCAGCGCGAACTCGCCGCCGACCTGCGCCGCGCGATCGACCGCGACGAACTCGACGTCCATTACCAGGTCCAGACATCGGTCACGAGCGGGGCGGTCACCGGCTATGAGGCGCTGCTGCGCTGGACCCATCCGCAACGCGGCGCGATCCCGCCCGCGGTGTTCATTCCGATCGCCGAATCGAACGGCTTCATCCTCGCGCTCGGCGAATGGGTGCTGCGCCGCGCCTGCGCCGATGCGGCCGCCTGGCCGCACCAGTCGAAGGTCGCGGTCAATGTGTCGCCGCTGCAGCTGGCGCACGCCGACCTGCCGCGCCTGTTCCACCAGGTGCTGATCGATACCGGCCTGCCGCCGCGGCGGCTGGAGATCGAGCTGACCGAGACCGCGATCATCGCCGACCGCGACCGCGCGCTGCACGTGCTGCGCCAGATCAAGGCGCTGGGCATCGGGGTCGCGCTCGACGATTTCGGCACCGGCTATTCGTCGCTCGAAACGCTGCGCGCCTTTCCGTTCGACAAGATCAAGCTCGACCGCTTCTTCGCCGCCGAGCTGGAAGGCAATATCCAGTCGACGGCGATTTTGCGCGCGGTGCTGGCGCTGGGCAAGAGCCTGTCGATCCCGATCCTGGCGGAAGGGATCGAGACGCGCGAGCAGCTCGAGGTGCTGCGCCGCGAGGGCTGCGACGAGGCGCAGGGTTTCCTGATCGGCCGCCCGGGCCGCGGGGTCGCGCTGGCAGATGCGGGCGGAGGCTTGGGCGCACAGGCGGCCTGA